In a genomic window of Betaproteobacteria bacterium:
- the typA gene encoding translational GTPase TypA, translating to MSRALRNIAIIAHVDHGKTTLVDQLLRQSGTFAAHEHIAERVMDSNDLERERGITILAKNCAIQYQGTHINIVDTPGHADFGGEVERVLSMVDSVLLLVDAVEGPMPQTRFVTRKALALGLKPIVVVNKIDRPGARPDWVVNHTFDLFDKLGASEDQLDFPVVYASALQGYAMLDAARPGRDMRPLFEAILAHVPEPKVDAAAPLQLQICSLDYSSYLGRIGIGRITRGRVASGQEVAVMCGEEARGKAKVGQLMVFEGLQRVVTGAAEAGDIVLVTGIDAIGIGVTLCDAAAPVSLPPIAVDEPTLTMNFQVNTSPFAGRDGKYVTSRNLRERLQRELMSNVALRVQDTADADVFLVSGRGELHLTILLENMRREGYELAVSRPRVVIREIEGEKREPYELLTVDVEDAHQGAVMEELGRRRGELQDMQPDGKGRVRLDYRIPARGLIGFQGEFLTLTRGTGIASHVFDDYGPLAGEIGERRNGVLVSAEQGEAVAYALWKLQERGRMFVSPGDPLYEGMVIGIHSRDSDLVVNPIKTKQLTNIRASGSDEAVRLTPPIQLTLESAIEFIADDELVEVTPKSIRVRKRHLQEHERKRAARAAENLSPAA from the coding sequence CGCGTCATGGATTCGAACGATCTCGAGCGCGAACGCGGCATCACGATCCTCGCCAAGAACTGCGCCATCCAGTATCAGGGCACGCATATCAACATCGTCGATACGCCCGGTCACGCCGACTTCGGCGGCGAGGTGGAACGCGTGCTGTCGATGGTCGACAGTGTGCTGCTGCTGGTCGATGCCGTCGAAGGCCCCATGCCGCAAACGCGCTTCGTCACGCGCAAGGCGCTCGCGCTGGGCCTGAAACCGATCGTCGTGGTGAACAAGATCGATCGGCCGGGGGCGCGCCCCGACTGGGTCGTCAACCATACGTTCGACCTCTTCGACAAACTCGGCGCGAGCGAAGACCAGCTGGATTTCCCGGTCGTGTACGCGTCCGCCCTGCAGGGTTACGCGATGCTCGACGCGGCCCGGCCCGGGCGGGACATGCGGCCGCTCTTCGAGGCGATCCTCGCGCACGTTCCCGAACCGAAGGTCGATGCCGCCGCACCGCTGCAACTGCAGATCTGCTCGCTCGACTACTCCAGCTATCTGGGGCGAATCGGCATCGGCCGCATCACCCGCGGACGTGTGGCAAGCGGCCAGGAGGTCGCCGTCATGTGCGGCGAGGAAGCACGCGGCAAGGCCAAGGTCGGCCAGTTGATGGTGTTCGAGGGGCTCCAGCGCGTCGTCACGGGTGCGGCGGAAGCGGGCGACATCGTGCTGGTCACCGGTATCGACGCCATCGGCATCGGCGTCACCCTCTGCGACGCGGCGGCGCCGGTGTCGCTGCCGCCGATTGCCGTCGACGAGCCCACGCTCACCATGAACTTCCAGGTGAATACTTCACCCTTCGCGGGTCGCGACGGCAAGTACGTCACCAGCCGCAATCTGCGCGAACGCCTGCAGCGCGAGCTCATGAGCAATGTGGCGCTGCGCGTGCAGGATACCGCCGATGCCGATGTCTTCCTCGTGTCTGGTCGTGGCGAACTGCATCTCACCATCCTGCTCGAGAACATGCGCCGTGAAGGGTACGAGCTCGCGGTGTCGCGGCCGCGCGTGGTGATCCGCGAGATCGAAGGCGAGAAGCGGGAGCCGTATGAACTCCTGACGGTCGACGTCGAGGACGCGCACCAGGGCGCCGTCATGGAAGAGCTCGGTCGCCGTCGCGGCGAGCTGCAGGACATGCAGCCCGATGGCAAGGGCCGCGTGCGTCTCGACTACCGCATTCCGGCACGCGGCCTGATAGGCTTTCAGGGCGAGTTTCTCACGCTCACCCGCGGCACCGGCATCGCGAGCCACGTGTTCGATGACTACGGTCCGCTCGCGGGCGAGATCGGCGAGCGCCGCAACGGCGTGCTCGTCTCGGCCGAACAAGGCGAGGCGGTCGCCTATGCGCTGTGGAAGCTGCAGGAGCGGGGCCGCATGTTCGTAAGCCCCGGCGATCCGCTCTACGAGGGCATGGTCATCGGCATTCACTCACGCGACTCGGATCTCGTGGTGAACCCGATCAAGACCAAGCAGCTCACCAACATACGCGCCTCCGGCTCGGACGAGGCCGTGCGGCTTACGCCGCCGATCCAGCTCACGCTGGAATCGGCGATCGAGTTCATCGCCGACGACGAGCTGGTCGAGGTCACGCCGAAATCGATTCGCGTGCGCAAGCGCCATCTGCAGGAGCACGAGCGCAAACGCGCGGCGCGGGCGGCGGAGAACCTGAGCCCCGCCGCGTAG